A DNA window from Acropora palmata chromosome 12, jaAcrPala1.3, whole genome shotgun sequence contains the following coding sequences:
- the LOC141861042 gene encoding uncharacterized protein LOC141861042: MTTSGQAWTLIARFSNNDAKNWMNDSGEWWYDKSVGVGDLADPSVNADMLSPAFWLVRGREFKITRSDDPQHTALLRTTGDCLGGQTFRAKITSYGNFRDGGVWASDDCQGNCNVQYGGQFQTTDGFGQAACNGSIQNATLGGFWCDWEHGDGAVLMIGGGGENCQRADHGIAITEANQASFRDLGHGEHDFGNEVNAIRAKSKAYSLNLWIN, encoded by the coding sequence ATGACAACTTCTGGCCAAGCTTGGACTCTCATTGCTCGGTTCTCAAACAATGATGCCAAAAATTGGATGAACGACAGTGGAGAGTGGTGGTACGATAAGAGTGTAGGCGTTGGAGATCTAGCGGACCCATCAGTCAACGCAGACATGCTCTCGCCAGCATTCTGGTTGGTCAGGGGCCGCGAATTCAAGATCACGCGCAGTGATGACCCTCAGCACACCGCGTTGTTGCGGACCACAGGTGACTGTCTCGGTGGACAGACATTCAGAGCGAAAATCACCAGTTATGGTAACTTTAGGGATGGTGGAGTTTGGGCAAGTGATGACTGCCAAGGAAACTGCAATGTTCAATATGGAGGCCAGTTTCAAACAACCGATGGATTCGGACAAGCTGCATGTAATGGATCAATTCAAAACGCAACACTAGGCGGCTTCTGGTGCGACTGGGAGCATGGTGATGGAGCGGTCTTGATGATTGGTGGAGGAGGGGAAAATTGTCAACGGGCAGATCACGGGATCGCGATAACCGAGGCGAACCAGGCGTCTTTTCGGGACTTAGGACATGGAGAACACGACTTTGGCAACGAGGTGAATGCTATCAGAGCCAAAAGCAAAGCCTACTCTTTAAACCTGTGGATAAATTAG